A window from Streptomyces sp. NBC_00335 encodes these proteins:
- a CDS encoding MBL fold metallo-hydrolase translates to MEITWWGHATCTVEDSGVRLLTDPLFARRLAHLRRRRGAVPPPQAAVADAVLVSHLHADHLHLPSLARLARGTRLLVPRGAPGAVPGLARIAGVRGLAVTEVAPGDTVTVGDGAGGGVRVRAVGARHDGRRLPFGPRVAPALGYVIEGSSRTYFAGDTGLFDSMADEVGPVDVALLPVGGWGPYLGPGHLDAAGAARALALLAPAAAVPVHWGTYWPIGMDMVRPHEFHAPGEEFLRCARREAPKVTVRVPAHGERVRLP, encoded by the coding sequence GTGGAGATCACTTGGTGGGGCCACGCGACGTGCACGGTCGAGGACTCCGGGGTCCGGCTGCTCACGGACCCGCTCTTCGCACGCCGGCTGGCGCACCTGCGGCGCCGCCGCGGGGCGGTGCCCCCGCCGCAGGCGGCGGTCGCCGACGCGGTGCTCGTCTCGCACCTGCACGCCGATCATCTGCACCTGCCCTCGCTGGCGCGCCTCGCGCGCGGGACCCGGCTGCTGGTGCCGCGCGGGGCGCCGGGCGCGGTGCCGGGGCTGGCACGGATAGCCGGGGTGCGGGGGCTGGCGGTCACGGAGGTGGCGCCGGGCGACACGGTGACCGTGGGGGACGGTGCGGGGGGCGGCGTACGGGTCCGGGCGGTCGGCGCACGGCACGACGGGCGGCGGCTGCCGTTCGGGCCGCGGGTCGCTCCCGCGCTCGGGTACGTGATCGAGGGCTCGTCGCGGACCTACTTCGCCGGGGACACCGGCCTGTTCGACTCGATGGCCGACGAGGTCGGACCGGTGGACGTGGCCCTGCTGCCGGTGGGCGGCTGGGGGCCCTACCTGGGTCCCGGGCACCTGGACGCGGCGGGTGCGGCGCGGGCGCTGGCCCTGCTGGCGCCCGCGGCGGCGGTTCCGGTGCACTGGGGTACGTACTGGCCCATCGGGATGGACATGGTGCGGCCGCACGAGTTCCACGCGCCGGGCGAGGAGTTCTTGCGGTGTGCGCGGCGGGAGGCGCCGAAGGTGACGGTCCGGGTGCCCGCGCACGGTGAGCGGGTGCGGCTGCCGTGA
- a CDS encoding vWA domain-containing protein: MSSKAKQGKEPKPDPATLAYEAGRAAVRQNPALNAVSATHCRSPKCAHCAAAGLAVVTSNGVIHAHPTRRAEPAEWAWTLAHCLLHLGFGHVPAAKEADRPQPDRADLAARCVVVNRFLLNFPVGLAPDRLPEAYPGGDEEQLAGAWRRDGVPPRYEDCGTSAPGAPDQILEAWSHWSAVPDWQTGFAHALTRSVSATMDLAAGREGHRPQPWERALNWFVSSYPLLGGLAAGLRLVADAELARAQGIDIAAVSASAGEIYVNPLRTFTDGEWRFILAHEMLHAALRHGERCGARDPYLHNVAADYVVNGWLVEMDVGEMPEGLLYDAELRGLSVEEVYDRITGDLRRMRRLATLRGKGRGDILGEPLPHPGSGPYTDLDEFYRRGLVQGFDLHGAGERGLLPAGLVEEIRALAHPPVPWDVRLARWFDEYVPRPEPVRSFARPARRQASTPDIPRAGRYFPPEETARCTFGVVLDTSGSMDTALIGKALGAIASYAEARDVPAARVVFCDAAPYDAGYLPPAVLSGRAQGRVKVRGRGGTVLQPGIDLLLRAEDFPPGAPVLVITDGWTDTLRIRREHAFLVPQGASLPFTPRGPVFRLA, from the coding sequence GTGAGCAGCAAGGCCAAGCAGGGCAAGGAGCCCAAGCCCGATCCGGCCACCCTCGCCTACGAGGCAGGGCGGGCCGCGGTCCGGCAGAACCCCGCGCTGAACGCCGTGTCCGCCACCCACTGCCGAAGCCCGAAGTGCGCGCACTGCGCCGCCGCCGGGCTCGCCGTGGTCACCTCCAACGGGGTGATCCACGCCCACCCGACCCGCCGCGCCGAGCCCGCGGAGTGGGCCTGGACCCTGGCGCACTGCCTGCTCCACCTCGGCTTCGGGCACGTACCCGCCGCCAAGGAGGCGGACCGGCCTCAGCCCGACCGCGCCGACCTCGCGGCCCGCTGTGTCGTCGTCAACCGCTTCCTGCTGAACTTCCCCGTCGGCCTGGCCCCCGACCGGCTGCCCGAGGCGTACCCGGGCGGCGACGAGGAGCAGCTCGCCGGCGCCTGGCGCCGGGACGGCGTCCCGCCCCGCTACGAGGACTGCGGTACGAGCGCCCCCGGCGCCCCCGACCAGATCCTGGAGGCCTGGTCGCACTGGAGCGCCGTCCCCGACTGGCAGACCGGCTTCGCGCACGCCCTCACCCGGTCCGTGTCCGCCACCATGGACCTGGCCGCCGGCCGCGAGGGCCACCGGCCGCAGCCGTGGGAGCGGGCCCTGAACTGGTTCGTGTCCTCCTACCCCCTGCTCGGCGGCCTCGCCGCGGGCCTGCGGCTCGTCGCCGACGCCGAGCTGGCCCGCGCCCAGGGCATCGACATCGCCGCCGTCAGCGCGAGCGCCGGGGAGATCTACGTCAACCCGCTGCGCACCTTCACCGACGGGGAATGGCGGTTCATCCTGGCCCACGAGATGCTGCACGCCGCCCTGCGCCACGGGGAGCGGTGCGGCGCGCGCGACCCGTACCTGCACAACGTGGCCGCCGACTACGTCGTCAACGGCTGGCTCGTGGAGATGGACGTCGGCGAGATGCCCGAGGGGCTGCTGTACGACGCGGAGCTGCGGGGCCTGTCCGTGGAGGAGGTCTACGACCGGATCACCGGCGACCTGCGCCGGATGCGCCGGCTCGCCACCCTGCGCGGCAAGGGCCGCGGGGACATCCTGGGCGAGCCGCTGCCGCACCCGGGGAGCGGCCCGTACACCGACCTGGACGAGTTCTACCGGCGCGGCCTGGTCCAGGGCTTCGACCTGCACGGGGCCGGGGAGCGCGGGCTGCTGCCCGCCGGGCTGGTCGAGGAGATCCGGGCGCTGGCCCACCCGCCGGTGCCCTGGGACGTGCGGCTGGCCCGCTGGTTCGACGAGTACGTGCCCCGCCCGGAGCCGGTACGCAGCTTCGCGCGCCCGGCCCGCCGCCAGGCCTCCACGCCGGACATCCCGCGCGCGGGCCGGTACTTCCCGCCCGAGGAGACCGCCCGCTGCACCTTCGGCGTGGTCCTCGACACCTCGGGGTCGATGGACACCGCCCTGATCGGCAAGGCGCTCGGCGCCATCGCCTCGTACGCCGAAGCCCGCGACGTGCCGGCCGCCCGCGTCGTGTTCTGTGACGCGGCGCCGTACGACGCGGGCTATCTGCCCCCGGCTGTTCTTTCTGGGCGAGCCCAGGGCCGGGTGAAAGTGCGCGGCCGGGGCGGGACCGTACTGCAGCCGGGCATCGACCTGCTGCTGCGGGCGGAGGACTTCCCGCCCGGGGCCCCGGTCCTGGTGATCACCGACGGCTGGACCGACACCCTGCGGATCCGGCGCGAGCACGCCTTCCTGGTCCCGCAGGGCGCCTCCCTGCCGTTCACGCCCCGCGGGCCGGTCTTCCGACTGGCCTGA
- a CDS encoding RNA polymerase sigma factor, producing the protein MSLSPSRTFPTEIAESEALVALVERGREQGHINGDDVRQAFEAGRIPVDQWKRVLRSLNQVLDEEGVALHVSAAPATKAPAKKARKAAAPARTVAKKAAAPPRLIGARKTAATTPAAAISDPSASGTEEEVAAEAAAAPKKRTVKKAAVKKTAVKKTAATKKTAKDGDEGDAPVAEGEDWAAEDLDEGDEKETPKTGGSAGFVLSDDDEDDAPAQTVMVAGATADPVKDYLKLIGKVPLLNAEQEVELAKRIEAGLFSEYKLEEEEDHKPAFKRELEILVEDGRRAKNHLLEANLRLVVSLAKRYTGRGMLFLDLIQEGNVGLIRAVEKFDYTKGFKFSTYATWWIRQAITRAMADQSRTIRIPVHMVEIINKLARVQRQMLQDLGREPTPEELGKELDMTPEKVIEVQKYGREPISLHTPLGEEGDSEFGDLIEDSEAVVPADAVSFTFLQEQLQSILGTLSEREAGVVSMRYGLNDGQPKTLDEIGRVYGVTRERIRQIESKTMSKLRHPSRSQVLRDYLD; encoded by the coding sequence GTGTCGCTCAGCCCGTCCCGTACGTTCCCCACGGAAATCGCCGAATCCGAGGCCCTGGTCGCGCTTGTCGAGCGCGGCCGCGAGCAGGGTCACATCAACGGTGATGACGTGCGCCAGGCCTTCGAGGCCGGCCGCATCCCGGTGGACCAGTGGAAGCGGGTCCTGCGCAGCCTGAACCAGGTCCTGGACGAGGAGGGCGTCGCGCTGCACGTCAGCGCCGCCCCCGCCACGAAGGCTCCCGCCAAGAAGGCGCGCAAGGCGGCCGCTCCGGCGCGCACCGTCGCCAAGAAGGCCGCTGCCCCGCCGCGCCTCATCGGTGCGCGCAAGACGGCTGCCACCACCCCCGCCGCGGCGATATCCGACCCGTCGGCCTCCGGGACCGAGGAGGAGGTGGCGGCGGAGGCCGCCGCCGCGCCCAAGAAGCGGACGGTCAAGAAGGCCGCCGTCAAGAAGACCGCCGTGAAGAAGACGGCAGCCACGAAGAAGACCGCCAAGGACGGCGACGAGGGCGACGCCCCCGTGGCCGAGGGCGAGGACTGGGCTGCCGAGGACCTGGACGAGGGCGACGAGAAGGAGACGCCCAAGACGGGCGGCAGCGCCGGCTTCGTCCTGTCCGACGACGACGAGGACGACGCCCCGGCCCAGACCGTCATGGTCGCCGGCGCCACCGCCGACCCCGTCAAGGACTACCTCAAGCTCATCGGCAAGGTGCCGCTGCTCAACGCCGAGCAGGAGGTGGAGCTCGCCAAGCGCATCGAGGCCGGACTCTTCTCCGAGTACAAGCTCGAAGAGGAGGAGGACCACAAGCCCGCGTTCAAGCGCGAGCTGGAGATCCTCGTCGAGGACGGCCGCCGGGCCAAGAACCACCTGCTGGAGGCCAACCTCCGCCTCGTGGTCTCCCTCGCCAAGCGCTACACCGGCCGCGGCATGCTCTTCCTGGACCTGATCCAGGAGGGCAACGTCGGTCTGATCCGCGCCGTGGAGAAGTTCGACTACACCAAGGGCTTCAAGTTCTCCACGTACGCCACCTGGTGGATCCGGCAGGCGATCACGCGTGCCATGGCCGACCAGTCGCGCACCATCCGCATCCCCGTCCACATGGTCGAGATCATCAACAAGCTGGCCCGTGTCCAGCGCCAGATGCTCCAGGACCTCGGCCGGGAGCCCACTCCGGAGGAGCTGGGCAAGGAACTCGACATGACCCCCGAGAAGGTCATCGAGGTCCAGAAGTACGGCCGCGAGCCGATCTCGCTGCACACCCCGCTGGGTGAGGAGGGCGACAGCGAGTTCGGTGACCTCATCGAGGACTCCGAGGCGGTCGTGCCGGCCGACGCGGTCTCCTTCACCTTCCTCCAGGAGCAGCTCCAGTCCATCCTGGGCACGCTCTCGGAGCGCGAGGCGGGCGTGGTCTCCATGCGCTACGGCCTCAACGACGGTCAGCCGAAGACCCTCGACGAGATCGGCCGCGTGTACGGGGTCACCCGTGAGCGCATCCGCCAGATCGAGTCGAAGACCATGTCGAAGCTCCGTCACCCGTCGCGCTCGCAGGTGCTGCGCGACTACCTCGACTGA
- a CDS encoding DedA family protein: MSLPLSRLAEAAAQVPPESTQQAIGYPTLFVLVALGALVPVIPTGALVSTAAVVAFHQDSLPFGLLLVFAVSSLAAFAGDLALYWLGRRGVHSRNGSRWLEALRRRATPERLAQAQRKLDENGVLVLVVSRLLPGGRIPVMLACLLAELPLRRFARGDGPACLAWAATYGLIGIVGGSLFAEPWKGVALAVALTVLISATPGLWRRLRG, from the coding sequence CTGTCCCTGCCCCTGTCCCGGCTCGCGGAGGCGGCCGCGCAGGTACCGCCGGAATCCACCCAGCAGGCGATCGGCTACCCGACCCTCTTCGTGCTGGTGGCGCTGGGCGCGCTGGTACCGGTGATTCCGACGGGCGCACTGGTCAGTACGGCGGCGGTGGTGGCGTTCCACCAGGACTCCCTGCCCTTCGGGCTGTTGCTGGTGTTCGCGGTGTCCTCGCTGGCCGCCTTCGCCGGGGACCTGGCGCTGTACTGGCTGGGCCGGCGCGGGGTGCACTCGCGGAACGGATCGCGCTGGCTGGAAGCCCTGCGCCGACGGGCGACCCCGGAACGCCTCGCCCAGGCGCAGCGCAAGCTCGACGAGAACGGCGTACTGGTCCTGGTGGTCTCGCGCCTCCTCCCGGGCGGCCGCATCCCGGTGATGCTGGCCTGCCTCCTCGCGGAGCTCCCCCTGCGCCGGTTCGCCCGCGGCGACGGGCCGGCCTGCCTGGCCTGGGCGGCGACTTACGGGCTGATCGGCATCGTGGGCGGCTCCCTTTTCGCGGAGCCCTGGAAGGGGGTGGCGCTGGCGGTGGCCCTCACGGTGCTCATCAGTGCGACCCCGGGCCTCTGGCGCCGCCTCCGCGGCTGA
- a CDS encoding ATP-binding protein: protein MQAAVTVTPAQLPELLLGLATVRPVFLWGAPGIGKSSLVRKFADSLGLECVSLLGTQLAPEDLIGVPQIRDGRSVFCPPEAIAREEPYCLFLDELNAASPDVQKAFYSLILDRRIGSYELPAGSIVIGAGNRATDNALARPIASALVNRLTHVHLTASAGDWLVWAGEHGIHPWVTDYLTDRPDHLWSQPPKTEEPFSTPRSWHMLSDALHSFGQDLDEQTLGVLAHGTLTPAHAVSFRGYAKIVRHTFGIEAVIKGDASWPARVEDRDLLYYLAEAFRGRLVKELPARKEHVSPAVRQTAYRAKSLLVQLAEISVEVAQTVIADDADGLPVLPAWFLIEAARDMPRLVEARR from the coding sequence GTGCAGGCCGCCGTCACCGTCACCCCCGCCCAGCTCCCCGAACTGCTCCTCGGGCTCGCCACCGTGCGGCCCGTGTTCCTCTGGGGGGCGCCCGGCATCGGCAAGTCCTCGCTCGTGCGGAAGTTCGCGGATTCGCTGGGGCTGGAGTGCGTGAGCCTGCTGGGTACCCAGCTCGCGCCGGAGGACCTGATCGGCGTACCGCAGATCCGTGACGGGCGTTCGGTGTTCTGCCCACCCGAGGCCATCGCCCGCGAGGAGCCGTACTGCCTGTTCCTCGACGAGCTCAACGCCGCGAGCCCGGACGTGCAGAAGGCCTTCTACTCCCTGATCCTCGACCGGCGGATCGGCTCCTACGAGCTGCCCGCGGGCTCCATCGTCATCGGCGCGGGCAACCGGGCCACCGACAACGCCCTGGCCCGCCCCATCGCCTCCGCGCTCGTCAACCGCCTCACCCACGTCCACCTGACCGCCTCCGCCGGGGACTGGCTGGTGTGGGCCGGCGAGCACGGCATCCACCCGTGGGTCACCGACTACCTCACCGACCGGCCCGACCACCTGTGGTCGCAGCCGCCCAAGACGGAGGAGCCGTTCTCCACGCCGCGCTCCTGGCACATGCTCTCCGACGCCCTGCACTCCTTCGGCCAGGACCTGGACGAGCAGACGCTCGGCGTGCTCGCGCACGGCACCCTCACCCCCGCGCACGCCGTGTCCTTCCGCGGCTACGCCAAGATCGTCCGGCACACCTTCGGCATCGAGGCGGTCATCAAGGGCGATGCCTCCTGGCCCGCCCGCGTGGAGGACCGCGACCTGCTGTACTACCTCGCCGAGGCCTTCCGGGGCCGCCTGGTCAAGGAGCTCCCGGCCCGCAAGGAGCACGTCTCGCCCGCCGTCCGGCAGACCGCCTACCGCGCCAAGTCCCTGCTCGTGCAGCTCGCCGAGATCTCCGTCGAGGTCGCCCAGACCGTCATCGCCGACGACGCCGACGGCCTGCCCGTGCTGCCCGCCTGGTTCCTCATCGAAGCCGCCCGCGACATGCCCCGCCTGGTCGAGGCCCGCCGGTGA
- a CDS encoding phage holin family protein, with protein sequence MLRGRWRTAGGALVRVVIVWAVSTLTMLVLAGILPDFRLQAGAGADRDSITQIGLTAALGAGAFGLLSALVWPVLVRALLLVPALVLGLLVFFLNGSLLLIALSLIPAGRGEADPETAVVVAAVMSAVASATSTALAVRDDEAYRRRLYRLADRRRRRQRREGMPGADERAPATVFLQLDGVGYEVLRRAAGSGLMPTVAEWLDRTHRVTSWRTDWSSQTGASQLGILHGSNFDVPAFRWYEKDTGEVVVCNRPTSAAELQRRAVERTGDGGLLTLDGASRGNLFSGGAGQLALVLSVSARRSPHNRSRAGYFAYFSDPANAVRTALSFVAEVAREITQSVRGRLRGDRPRVARGGLYPLIRAFATVVERDVVVAAVIGDMLAGRAAVYADLVAYDEVAHHSGPRSRDTEQVLARLDRSLALIARVAEHAPREYRIVLLSDHGQSPGETFLARYGLTLKDLVRAGCGLPVSRKAGRTHSGAEARAAVLAALHRPVEETDEEVRPGAGPDPVVLASGNLGLISFPDLPGRASRERIDRAHPALLSTLANHPGVGFLLVDGTVLAADGAEARLDEPGAVEELLAPFGPGAARAVRRTDSFPHVADVMVNSAYDPQTGAVHAFEEQIGSHGGLGGEQGHPFLMWPVELSEPVFRPDGELVGAEAVHEVLRRWLTEADGPQIPVPPEISVTPGADPA encoded by the coding sequence GTGTTGCGAGGCCGGTGGCGGACTGCGGGCGGCGCCCTGGTGCGGGTGGTCATCGTCTGGGCGGTGTCCACCCTCACCATGCTCGTCCTGGCCGGAATCCTCCCCGACTTCAGACTCCAGGCGGGCGCGGGCGCCGACCGCGACAGCATCACGCAGATAGGCCTGACGGCCGCCCTCGGAGCCGGTGCGTTCGGTCTGCTGAGCGCGCTGGTGTGGCCGGTCCTCGTACGTGCCCTGCTGCTGGTGCCGGCCCTGGTGCTCGGCCTGCTCGTCTTCTTCCTCAACGGCTCGCTGCTGCTGATCGCGCTCAGCCTGATCCCGGCCGGCCGCGGCGAGGCCGACCCCGAGACGGCGGTGGTGGTCGCCGCCGTGATGTCCGCCGTCGCCTCCGCCACCTCCACCGCGCTCGCCGTCCGGGACGACGAGGCCTACCGGCGCCGGCTCTACCGGCTCGCCGACCGCCGCCGGCGCCGTCAGCGCCGCGAGGGCATGCCCGGGGCCGACGAACGCGCCCCCGCCACGGTGTTCCTGCAGCTCGACGGGGTCGGGTACGAGGTGCTGCGCCGCGCGGCCGGCAGCGGTCTGATGCCGACGGTGGCCGAATGGCTCGACCGCACCCACCGCGTCACCTCCTGGCGCACCGACTGGTCCAGCCAGACCGGCGCCAGCCAGCTCGGCATCCTGCACGGCTCCAACTTCGACGTCCCGGCCTTCCGCTGGTACGAGAAGGACACCGGCGAGGTGGTGGTCTGCAACCGGCCCACCAGCGCCGCCGAGCTCCAGCGGCGGGCCGTCGAACGCACCGGGGACGGGGGCCTGCTGACCCTCGACGGGGCCAGCCGCGGCAACCTCTTCAGCGGCGGCGCCGGCCAGCTGGCGCTCGTCCTGTCCGTCTCGGCCCGGCGGAGCCCGCACAACCGCTCCCGCGCGGGCTACTTCGCGTACTTCTCCGACCCGGCCAACGCGGTCCGCACCGCGCTCTCCTTCGTCGCCGAGGTGGCCCGCGAGATCACCCAGTCGGTACGCGGCCGCCTGCGCGGGGACCGGCCACGGGTCGCCCGCGGCGGGCTGTACCCGCTGATCCGGGCCTTCGCGACGGTGGTGGAGCGCGACGTCGTGGTCGCCGCCGTGATCGGCGACATGCTGGCCGGGCGCGCCGCGGTCTACGCCGACCTGGTCGCCTACGACGAGGTCGCCCACCACTCGGGCCCGCGCTCCCGGGACACCGAGCAGGTGCTCGCGCGGCTCGACCGCAGCCTCGCGCTCATCGCCCGGGTCGCCGAGCACGCGCCCCGGGAGTACCGGATCGTGCTGCTCTCGGACCACGGCCAGAGCCCGGGGGAGACCTTCCTGGCCCGGTACGGGCTCACCCTGAAGGACCTGGTCCGCGCGGGCTGCGGGCTGCCCGTGTCCCGGAAGGCCGGCCGCACCCACAGCGGCGCCGAGGCGCGTGCCGCCGTACTGGCCGCGCTCCACCGGCCGGTGGAGGAGACCGACGAGGAGGTGCGCCCCGGGGCGGGGCCCGACCCGGTGGTACTGGCCTCGGGCAACCTCGGGCTGATCTCCTTCCCGGACCTGCCCGGCCGGGCCTCCAGGGAGCGGATCGACCGCGCGCACCCGGCGCTGCTCTCCACCCTGGCGAACCACCCCGGCGTCGGCTTCCTGCTCGTCGACGGGACCGTCCTGGCGGCCGATGGGGCCGAAGCCCGGCTGGACGAGCCGGGCGCGGTGGAGGAACTGCTGGCCCCCTTCGGCCCGGGCGCGGCGCGGGCCGTCCGGCGGACCGACAGCTTCCCGCACGTGGCCGACGTGATGGTGAACTCGGCCTACGACCCGCAGACGGGCGCGGTGCACGCCTTCGAGGAGCAGATCGGCTCGCACGGCGGCCTGGGCGGGGAGCAGGGCCACCCGTTCCTGATGTGGCCGGTGGAGCTCTCCGAGCCGGTGTTCCGGCCCGACGGGGAGCTGGTGGGCGCGGAGGCGGTCCACGAGGTCCTGCGCCGCTGGCTCACCGAGGCGGACGGGCCCCAGATCCCGGTCCCCCCGGAGATCTCCGTCACCCCGGGCGCGGACCCGGCGTAG
- a CDS encoding aminotransferase class I/II-fold pyridoxal phosphate-dependent enzyme, whose product MAEGRGPVRYGPPPPQPGLPVLPELTAVLAAAAWRSAPEPVGGGVPVRSAAARHWGRRGLPTDPDHVAAGPGAPALLLALLGAYGGDVMLPRPCPAWWTPQVRLLGRRAYHVPTPAECGGVPDPYALLETVRRVRAEGGDPRVLLLSVADDPTATVPPPELLREACEAAESAGLFVVSDETWRDTVHRPFHGRPGSHDRLVVLSPAEMLPDDTAVLLDLSGALLPAGWPAAVIRFPGTPHGAWLRARTLDVLTATGGFVAGPVAGAAAHALDEPAAVAGRTAAAAALHGAVARAAHRELLAAGALARPPQAGRHLYADLTPLRSGLARQGVGDAMELEDWLGGRLGAPTPGGQRFADEPVAPRVRLSTGPLLGATPEERLAALTAADPLALPHVRDSLARLRSVLAGLSD is encoded by the coding sequence ATGGCCGAGGGCCGGGGCCCGGTCCGCTACGGTCCGCCCCCGCCACAGCCCGGCCTGCCCGTCCTGCCCGAACTCACGGCCGTCCTTGCGGCGGCCGCCTGGCGTTCGGCCCCCGAACCGGTCGGCGGGGGAGTGCCCGTACGGTCCGCCGCGGCCCGGCACTGGGGGCGGCGCGGGCTGCCCACCGACCCCGACCACGTGGCCGCCGGACCCGGGGCGCCCGCCCTGCTGCTGGCGCTGCTCGGCGCGTACGGCGGCGACGTCATGCTGCCCCGGCCCTGTCCCGCCTGGTGGACACCACAGGTCCGGCTGCTGGGACGGCGGGCCTACCACGTCCCCACCCCGGCCGAGTGCGGCGGCGTACCCGATCCGTACGCCCTGCTGGAGACCGTGCGCCGGGTGCGCGCCGAGGGCGGCGACCCGCGGGTGCTGCTGCTCTCCGTGGCCGACGACCCGACCGCGACCGTCCCGCCGCCCGAACTGCTCCGGGAGGCCTGCGAGGCCGCCGAGTCCGCGGGGCTGTTCGTCGTCAGCGACGAGACCTGGCGCGACACCGTCCACCGGCCGTTCCACGGGCGCCCGGGCTCCCACGACAGGCTCGTCGTGCTCAGCCCGGCCGAGATGCTGCCGGACGACACCGCGGTGCTCCTGGACCTCTCCGGCGCACTGCTGCCCGCAGGCTGGCCCGCCGCCGTCATCCGCTTTCCCGGCACCCCGCACGGCGCCTGGCTGCGGGCCCGGACCCTGGACGTGCTCACCGCCACCGGCGGCTTCGTCGCCGGCCCCGTCGCCGGGGCGGCCGCGCACGCCCTCGACGAGCCCGCCGCCGTCGCGGGACGCACCGCCGCGGCCGCAGCCCTGCACGGCGCCGTGGCCCGGGCCGCGCACCGGGAACTGCTGGCCGCCGGGGCGCTGGCCCGGCCCCCGCAGGCCGGCCGCCACCTCTACGCCGATCTGACGCCGCTGCGCTCGGGGCTCGCCCGGCAGGGGGTCGGCGACGCGATGGAACTCGAGGACTGGCTGGGCGGACGGCTCGGCGCGCCGACGCCCGGCGGGCAGCGGTTCGCGGACGAGCCCGTCGCCCCGCGGGTCCGGCTGTCGACGGGACCGCTGCTCGGCGCCACCCCGGAAGAGCGGCTCGCGGCGCTCACCGCGGCCGACCCCCTCGCACTGCCCCACGTACGGGACTCCCTGGCCCGGCTCCGGTCGGTCCTGGCCGGGCTGTCCGACTGA
- a CDS encoding SRPBCC family protein produces the protein MSAISKSIDIDRSPEDVYSYVTDPTHLPEWQDSAVSAVPMGDLPVHVGSKVLVTRQIGRRRIPTTMEFLEMDPPRSWHLHGIDGPVRPDVRGRIEPLDGGARSRVTIAVDFEGHGLGRALVPLAVKPMVRKEMPRSEEKLKHLLEHSAA, from the coding sequence ATGTCCGCGATCAGCAAGAGCATCGACATAGACCGCAGTCCCGAGGACGTCTACTCGTACGTCACGGACCCCACGCACCTGCCGGAGTGGCAGGACAGCGCCGTCTCCGCGGTGCCCATGGGGGACCTTCCCGTCCACGTCGGTTCGAAGGTCCTCGTCACCCGGCAGATCGGCAGGCGCAGGATCCCCACGACCATGGAGTTCCTGGAGATGGACCCGCCGAGGAGCTGGCACCTCCACGGCATCGACGGTCCGGTCCGGCCGGACGTGCGGGGCCGCATCGAACCGCTCGACGGCGGGGCCCGTTCGCGCGTGACCATCGCCGTCGACTTCGAGGGCCACGGCCTGGGCAGGGCGCTCGTACCGCTCGCGGTCAAGCCCATGGTCCGCAAGGAGATGCCCCGCAGCGAGGAGAAGCTCAAGCACCTGCTGGAGCACTCCGCGGCCTGA
- a CDS encoding MBL fold metallo-hydrolase, producing MRDQTDAPSASRAEAEAVAESGPDIPPAATRAGAAAGTGIRPARPRPLGEHRLWPRSFADRLTTPLPGLRAFARLAREGAFRPGPEGLRGIPDLPYAPAPLPAVAAGTVSATWAGHASWILRIGGLTVLTDPVWSRRILGTPARMTPVGVRWEELPPVDAVVISHNHYDHLDAPTLKRLPRTTPLFVPAGLARWCRRRGFTRVTELDWWESAELGGVRFEFVPAHHWSKRSLMDACRTLWGGWMLSAAAASGGDGRAGAAKKVYFAGDTGYGHWFGEIGRRHPGIDLALLPIGAYAPRWWLRDVHADPEEAVQACLDLGARRMAPMHWGTFVLSSEPVMEPLQRVRAAWSRTGLPREHLWDLPVGASRSL from the coding sequence ATGAGGGATCAGACGGACGCCCCCTCGGCTTCCCGGGCCGAGGCCGAGGCGGTCGCCGAGAGCGGCCCGGACATCCCCCCGGCGGCCACGCGGGCCGGTGCCGCAGCCGGCACCGGCATCCGGCCCGCCCGGCCGCGGCCCCTCGGCGAACACCGGCTGTGGCCCCGCTCGTTCGCGGACCGTCTGACCACCCCGCTGCCGGGGCTGCGTGCGTTCGCCCGGCTCGCCCGCGAAGGCGCCTTCCGGCCCGGCCCCGAAGGGCTGCGCGGCATCCCGGACCTGCCGTACGCGCCCGCCCCGCTGCCCGCCGTGGCCGCCGGGACGGTGTCCGCCACCTGGGCCGGGCACGCCAGCTGGATCCTGCGGATCGGCGGACTGACCGTCCTGACCGACCCCGTCTGGTCCCGGCGGATCCTCGGCACTCCGGCCCGGATGACCCCCGTCGGGGTGCGGTGGGAGGAACTGCCGCCGGTCGACGCCGTGGTGATCAGCCACAACCACTACGACCACCTCGACGCCCCCACCCTCAAACGGCTCCCGCGCACGACGCCGCTCTTCGTCCCGGCCGGTCTCGCGCGTTGGTGCCGGCGGCGGGGGTTCACCCGGGTCACCGAACTCGACTGGTGGGAGTCGGCCGAACTGGGCGGCGTACGGTTCGAGTTCGTGCCGGCGCACCACTGGTCGAAGCGGTCGCTGATGGACGCGTGCCGGACGTTGTGGGGCGGCTGGATGCTCAGCGCCGCCGCCGCCTCCGGCGGTGACGGGCGGGCCGGGGCCGCGAAGAAGGTCTACTTCGCGGGTGACACCGGCTACGGGCACTGGTTCGGCGAGATCGGGCGGCGGCACCCCGGAATCGATCTGGCGCTGCTCCCGATCGGGGCGTACGCCCCGCGGTGGTGGCTCCGCGATGTCCACGCGGATCCGGAGGAGGCCGTGCAGGCCTGTCTGGACCTGGGGGCGCGGCGGATGGCGCCGATGCACTGGGGGACCTTCGTGCTCTCGTCGGAGCCGGTGATGGAGCCGCTGCAGCGGGTGCGGGCCGCGTGGTCCCGTACCGGGCTGCCCCGGGAGCACCTGTGGGACCTCCCGGTCGGGGCGTCCCGATCCCTGTAG